One genomic region from Rosa rugosa chromosome 1, drRosRugo1.1, whole genome shotgun sequence encodes:
- the LOC133744573 gene encoding putative F-box/FBD/LRR-repeat protein At4g03220 has translation METRSAAAKKKKLFFCKENEHSHNNIDRITELPDAVLHHILFLLPIKTVAQTSVLSKRWRSLWSSFPDLDFTTLNPFPKPCSSSKSHSLNCKESDFITQVLNNRDKHSDIRILRFRARLSFSRLNGLIRLAIRHKVQVLDVEVFTEDYFNFPRCVIASDSLRVFKLKSRRPGFRLPPSSVMTSGFRSLQSLSLSRISLCNQPSLSDMFSESSFLLLKKLSLDTCFGLKHLRVGCRALQDLTLENCFELQGLDVSGSKLERLRIAKCFDGYIEKSWVKIDAPRLGVVLWEHNALSDNICMENLSYLHKASIGMLHEDVSVAKLQSVSNLFSALSLAHCLTLESNCIEILSNNNYFAVYLHQFSNLKYLELHTGFKKNNVPGLASIFRSCPMLHTLILNIINDFKTERRQWNKDLWEMSNSEEEKYWESQTLNLKLFLHHLKIVKILGFLECENEVSLAKFLLKHGKSLEEMILSTGHCKARHCLQRQKIRSQMMGFSWASSNAKITFH, from the exons atggaaacaAGATCTGCCGCTGCCAAGAAGAAAAAGCTTTTCTTCTGCAAAGAAAATGAACACAGCCACAACAATATTGACCGCATCACCGAACTCCCCGACGCCGTTCTCCACCACATTCTCTTCCTCCTCCCCATCAAAACCGTCGCGCAAACCAGCGTCTTGTCAAAACGGTGGCGTTCGCTCTGGTCGTCCTTCCCGGACCTCGACTTCACAACCCTAAACCCATTTCCGAAACCATGTTCCTCATCCAAGTCACATTCTCTGAATTGCAAAGAGTCCGACTTTATCACTCAGGTCCTCAACAACCGAGACAAGCACTCCGATATTCGGATTCTCCGGTTCCGGGCCCGGCTGAGCTTTTCACGTCTCAACGGTCTGATCCGGCTCGCAATCAGACACAAGGTGCAGGTGCTCGACGTGGAGGTTTTCACAGAGGATTACTTCAACTTCCCTAGATGTGTCATCGCCAGCGACTCATTAAGGGTTTTCAAGTTAAAGTCCCGGAGACCCGGTTTCCGGTTACCACCTTCTTCTGTAATGACAAGCGGTTTCCGATCTCTTCAGTCTTTATCGCTTTCCCGGATCAGTCTATGCAACCAGCCCTCTCTCTCCGATATGTTCTCCGAGTCGTCCTTCCTTCTGCTCAAGAAACTGAGCCTCGACACGTGTTTTGGGTTGAAGCATCTTAGGGTTGGGTGCCGTGCGCTGCAAGACTTAACCCTAGAGAACTGTTTCGAGCTGCAAGGGCTGGATGTTTCGGGTTCGAAATTGGAGAGGTTGCGGATTGCGAAATGTTTTGATGGGTACATTGAGAAGAGTTGGGTGAAGATTGATGCGCCGAGGCTTGGAGTGGTTTTGTGGGAACACAATGCTCTTAGTGATAATATCTGTATGGAGAATCTGAGTTACTTGCATAAGGCCTCCATTGGTATGCTCCATGAAGATGTTAGCGTTGCAAAGCTTCAAAGTGTGTCCAATCTTTTTTCGGCTCTCTCTCTTGCACATTGCTTGACACTCGAAAGCAATTGTATTGAG ATTCTATCAAACAACAATTATTTTGCAGTTTATTTGCATCAGTTTAGCAATCTGAAATATTTGGAGTTGCACACGGGTTTCAAGAAGAACAATGTCCCTGGATTAGCATCCATATTCAGGAGTTGTCCTATGCTTCACACTTTGATTCTCAACATTATTAACGATTTCAAAACTGAAAGGAGA CAATGGAACAAGGATTTGTGGGAAATGTCTAACTCAGAGGAAGAGAAATACTGGgaatcccaaaccctaaacttGAAGTTGTTCTTGCATCACCTTAAGATAGTGAAGATTCTTGGGTTTTTAGAGTGCGAGAATGAAGTGAGCCTGGCAAAGTTCTTGCTCAAACATGGAAAGTCCTTGGAAGAAATGATTTTGTCCACCGGGCACTGCAAAGCTAGACACTGTCTTCAGAGACAAAAGATAAGGTCACAGATGATGGGATTTTCTTGGGCTTCTTCTAATGCTAAAATTACATTTCACTAA
- the LOC133726084 gene encoding calcium-binding protein KRP1-like → MAGVGNRANVDFEDLLPEMADKLGGEGLIRELCNGFQLLMDKERGVITLESLRMNSAVLGLQDLREDELVSMLKEGDLDGDGALNQMEFCVLMFRLSPELMEESWVWLEQGLQEELNSNTKRP, encoded by the coding sequence ATGGCAGGAGTTGGCAACAGGGCAAATGTTGATTTCGAAGACTTGTTACCGGAGATGGCGGACAAGCTCGGTGGCGAGGGGCTGATAAGGGAGCTCTGCAATGGTTTCCAGCTGCTTATGGACAAGGAGAGAGGGGTCATTACGCTTGAGAGCTTGAGGATGAACTCTGCTGTTCTGGGCCTTCAGGATTTGAGAGAGGACGAGCTAGTGAGTATGTTGAAGGAAGGTGACTTGGATGGAGATGGAGCTCTGAATCAGATGGAGTTTTGCGTTTTGATGTTTAGATTGAGTCCTGAGCTGATGGAGGAGAGTTGGGTTTGGCTTGAGCAGGGCTTGCAGGAGGAGCTAAATAGTAATACTAAGAGACCTTGA